The Verrucomicrobium spinosum DSM 4136 = JCM 18804 genome includes a region encoding these proteins:
- a CDS encoding methyltransferase domain-containing protein, producing MKFPFVKAKTASSLRQKLDDTRQKLEAAQKELGTLKKEVHAARKRLGKNKGVGPMIDEGRAFMSIRFLRGKGLEIGALHRPTPTADGVVTKYYDYLSAEDNKARCPELAAEGNELVHVDYVGDGEKLELIPDDSLDHLIANHMLEHCQDVIGTLQVFMSKLKLGGHLFITLPDKRYTFDFNRPITPYEHLVKDHQEGPAQSLYDHYLDVHRHNAIKGVGSNTMTKELLTREEVHALPHLDIHFHVWTQFDMLEMFMRLKADFGFPWEFEGLLRNGHEVIMVLKKEEVEVWDRAEPGSRPGQ from the coding sequence ATGAAATTTCCGTTCGTCAAAGCCAAGACCGCCAGCTCCCTGCGTCAGAAACTCGACGACACACGCCAGAAGCTTGAAGCGGCGCAGAAGGAACTGGGCACTTTGAAAAAGGAGGTGCATGCTGCGCGGAAACGCCTGGGCAAGAACAAGGGCGTCGGGCCCATGATCGATGAAGGACGCGCCTTCATGAGCATCCGTTTCCTGCGGGGGAAGGGATTGGAGATCGGTGCCCTGCATCGCCCCACCCCCACCGCCGATGGCGTGGTGACCAAGTACTACGACTACTTGAGCGCAGAAGACAACAAGGCCCGCTGCCCGGAACTGGCGGCCGAGGGCAACGAACTCGTGCATGTGGACTATGTGGGCGACGGCGAAAAGCTGGAACTGATCCCTGACGACAGCCTGGATCATCTCATAGCGAACCACATGCTGGAACATTGCCAGGATGTGATCGGCACGCTGCAGGTCTTCATGAGCAAGTTGAAGCTGGGTGGCCACCTCTTCATCACCCTCCCTGACAAACGCTACACATTCGACTTCAACCGGCCCATCACCCCCTACGAACACCTGGTGAAGGACCACCAGGAAGGCCCCGCGCAAAGCTTGTACGATCACTATCTGGATGTGCATCGTCACAACGCCATCAAAGGGGTGGGCTCCAACACGATGACCAAGGAACTCCTCACTCGCGAGGAAGTCCACGCCCTGCCCCACCTCGACATCCACTTCCACGTGTGGACCCAGTTCGACATGCTGGAAATGTTCATGAGACTGAAGGCGGACTTCGGGTTCCCCTGGGAGTTTGAGGGATTGCTGCGCAATGGCCACGAGGTCATCATGGTACTGAAGAAAGAGGAAGTGGAAGTCTGGGACCGGGCCGAGCCGGGCTCGAGGCCGGGACAGTAG